TAAACTTGtcctcattctttttttttagagaaCAAGGGATTAATCAAGCAATTTATTTAGTTTCCAGCCCCTCTCCATCACAAGGTAAGCAACTACGAATGCTCTTAtgtgtttcaaattatagaacaTATTGACTCTTAGGGGGCGTTTGCTtccggtgacttatttttagcacgtgtcacatcgaatgtttagatactaattaggagtattaaacgtagactatttacaaaactcattacataagtggcggctaaacggcgagacgatctattaagcctaattaatccatcattagcaaatgtttactgtagcaacacattgtcaaatcatggactaattaggcttaatagattcgtctcgccgtttagcctcgacttatgtaatgggttttgtaagtagtctacgtttaatactcctaattagtatctaaacattcgatgtgacgggtgctaaaattAAGTCAGCGGAAGCAAACGGGGCCTTACATGCATCCTACAGATATGGATGGCTCTAAATTAAGCAAAGGGATGTCTAATTTTCCTGAAGTAGCATTTTTGTTCCTTTTTTGCTTTCCACTTTGAAATGGCATTACTTTCGTTTAATACTGACGTACAGCTGAAGAAAAAGCCACTTGTTTCAGATGATTTATTCCAGTTGAAATCCCAAATAAAACCTGAATCAGCTGTCAAGTGTCAGTTGAGTAATTAACGTATAGTATTTCAGGATAAACGACGACTTGTATAACAGTCTTGGAGGTTGGAGCCCTAGTAGTATGCATGTAGCATGGCAAAAACATGTACAGCGACAAAAAGAAAGGGCAAAATGGAAAGAATCGATCCTGTCCCCAGCACCAAATGGACTGATCGTCTCTGATGCATGTTTGTTCCTCTAGTTGTAGGCGCTGTTGAGGTAGAAGTAGAGGCCGACCAGGGCAATTACACCGACGGCAATGGCGATCGGCAAGGCTTGCCTGTTCGAACAGAGTAAATGCAAAATCAGTCAGTTGATTATTGATTCCTACATAGTAAAATATTAACTACTGCACAAGCTTAATGCATATTCAAAAATTTCAATTCCTTCTTAACGTGTTCTAAATAATTTTTGTGTGTTTAAAGTTTAATATATTACCCGATTGCTTCGTCCTTCTTTAGCTGCTCCTTCCTCGCCTTGCGGGCATCGGTGGCATTCGCGTTCTTGGACACCGCCGGCTGGTATGCTCTGAACCTCCTCTTCGGAGCTCCACAAACTGCATCAACAATGGACAGAGATTGCTCAAACATTGGAGAGAAGTATATACTTTTTCCATGTGGACAGTCATAGGTAAGCAAAACATTTgttttaaaacataaacaaacTTTTTTGGGATGAAAATGTAACAAACATTGCTATGCATGCTAACATTGTGTCTTTTAAACAAGTGAGGTATGCTTATGACGTGTGAGTTAGTGCGTGTTACTGTGTGATTTCGTCAAATTCTTGCCATGTTGTTCAAATTTTCATGGAAATCAGCGTGATTAATTGCTAGTGGGAAGTTTCGTCTCACGGTTTCCAAAAATGACATGTCATCAAAAGATGTTTGAGTTAATGAATGAAACAATACACCTCAATGcagagtttcatttcacgatttcataggatgcccatgccATTTAATTGCGAGGCATATGATTGGATATGgtcagatgaaatgaaactctatagcccccaatgcaagtttcaacaGGTTTCATAGCCTTGGAAACAGTgcatacacagtttcatcctgatgaaactccttcactctctcacttcataattatcttgccatgtcatcacatatacTGATGTGTCACCATATTAAATGTGCATAAAatctctatgaaactcccactgggattagcctaaacGAAGAAAACGCTTCGTAAGGCTTCAACTCCTCTATGTGTAGTATGTTCATTGTCGACGTGCTGTCGTGcatttgcaagtttgcaaccgTGCTTGCATGTAAATATTCTCAATCATACAAATGCACAGGCTCTGAACTGAAAGCCAATAAGAGGAAACACAAGCTATTTGCCATGGGTGCGTGCATCAAGTGAGAGAATGAGAAAAACAGAGAGAGGAAGCAGGAGCAGAGGATTCTGGAGTTCATCCTCACCGGGGCAGAAGTAGCTGTCGGACAGCTTGTCAAACGGGGTCCTGTCGTTGTAGATGTACCTGCAGGGCAGATGGAGGAAAGATCGAGCTCAGACACGGCGGCGTCATCTGCAGGGGCTCACCTCCGGTGGGCTGCTGGCGGCTGGCAACACCAGACGACACACACAGCAGACTGCACGCAAATAAGTAGGAAGCTCACTCACCCGCAGTCGCGGCAGATGTAGGCCTGCTTGGACGCGACCCGCATGGTGATccgcgcggccgtggcggccctggccacccgccgccgcgccggcgccggcatccGCACCGACCACGGCGCCGAGAAGGACGACcggagcggcgccgccggcgcgcgcgccagGGACGACGCCGGGGCCTGCATGGCCATCGCTGGCTCGCGCGAGGGCTGGACGGCCTGCGGACGGCACGCGCTGGAGCAATGCAAGTAGCAGGAGgaggcgagcgaggcggaggcggaggagataaGAGGGCGGGGCCAGATTGGTGGCAGATGGTTTGCAAGCGTCTGCGTCGCCTTTTCCTCCTTTTGCCTTTTGGTGCGCGCGGGAGGTGAGGTGGAAGCTGGGGGAGCGGGCAGTGTGGAAGCTGCGTGGCGTCCATGGCGACCCTTCGCTCGCTATCCCTTTCGTATGGACGCCCTCGCCACTTGGCGCGCCGCCAACCGAGCGCTGGACCACCGGTTCCTTCGGCTCTCTGTCTTTTTCAACCCGACTTAAAATTTTAGGTTGGCTAATTCAATATTTTAGAGGAATCATATATGTATTTATAGTTGGCTTGGCGTACTCCTCCGCTTCATTCTAGTTACTCATCTACTATGCTATAAATCTCAACTGGTAAGGTGGCCCGCGCAAATAGCGCGGGTAGCTAGATTTTTCCATGCTAACATTTAGACTAAAtttaaattgaaaaaaatagaacaaCTCTTTTTTTCATTATCACTTTTTTCCTGAATGATC
This genomic window from Setaria viridis chromosome 8, Setaria_viridis_v4.0, whole genome shotgun sequence contains:
- the LOC117866314 gene encoding uncharacterized protein, with the protein product MAMQAPASSLARAPAAPLRSSFSAPWSVRMPAPARRRVARAATAARITMRVASKQAYICRDCGYIYNDRTPFDKLSDSYFCPVCGAPKRRFRAYQPAVSKNANATDARKARKEQLKKDEAIGQALPIAIAVGVIALVGLYFYLNSAYN